One Buteo buteo chromosome 32, bButBut1.hap1.1, whole genome shotgun sequence DNA segment encodes these proteins:
- the CENPA gene encoding histone H3-like centromeric protein A, with the protein MPRPKPPTPRRRPPPAAPPAPPSPRRAPRPRRRRPGQRALQEIRKYQSSTRLLLRPGPFARLVREICLLFTRGVDYRWQRMALVALQEAAEAFLVRLLEDAYLCTLHARRVTLYPKDLQLARRLRGLEGGGV; encoded by the exons ATGCCCCGCCCcaagccccccaccccccggcgccgccccccccctgcagcccccccggccccgccatcGCCCCGAcgggccccgcggccccgca ggcGCCGGCCGGGCCAGCGGGCGCTGCAGGAGATCCGCAAGTACCAGAGCAGCACCCGCCTCCTGCTGCGTCCCGGCCCCTTCGCCCGCCTG GTGCGGGAGATCTGCCTGCTCTTCACCCGCGGCGTGGACTATCGGTGGCAGCGCATGGCGCTGGTGGCCCTGCAAgag GCGGCGGAGGCCTTCCTCGTGCGGCTGCTGGAGGACGCCTACCTCTGCACCCTGCACGCCCGCCGCGTCACCCTCTACCCCAAGGACCTGCAGCTGGCCCGGCGCCTgcgggggctggagggggggggggtctga
- the LOC142026172 gene encoding complement C4-like, translating to MGPRWALGLLVLLLLLPMPGGSPQDPELVLVAPRLVALGTPVGLLVAAVGPVTGTVTAWPGEGDRGAGPCAPPVPFDLGTHNDFSQILNIEVTPEQAKHCGALEATMGQTLLLEARSPPLPPQRLRVGLGGPRGVLLLQTDKPLYAPRQTVRFRIFSLDPDLRPNPEPILITITNPLGARVREGQRVPQGMVLSDQMVLPDIALPGTWRVQAQLVTSPHTTGSAAFTVRPYALPGFAVRAVPDRRFLLLGPGPAPPLRLRLRARYLDGAAVGGQALLRGGLRGGPFLRGLEQRAQVTSGEAEFNITLDAVVSALGVAPHELQGEGLRLAVTVVNDDGGEAVQQEVGVGLVTSPWALELSPTPRFFVPGAPFTLLGRVLEAGGAPAPGVEVRVGVGVTGAAPPPPVHVRADPRGDIAVPINVPSEASGLSLSVEAGAPGSPPARAQVTVTPVAAVAGHFLLLGGPRGPLRPGELLRLQLRHRGPPPGPPSYHVLAVARGRLVAAQAVRRGTVTEVTLTVTPAMAPRLRLVAFFQAEGRLVAASWAVPVVGSCHGQVRVGVGQRGATLRPQAPLTVTVTVTGPRSGGSPLTLALGAIDAALLELEPRHRLTPAKVEAVLGSSDLGCGPGGGPNTEGIFRAAGLVLGGPDPPPGAPPGCPPAPPRPRRSLRLQELLEEKGAHQEGDEVTRRCCRDGAMTLPLRVTCAQRGRRVPEAGGCRRAFLRCCHRARALRPRGGPRGLARVFFQEMEEEWGDGDVPSRSFFPESWLWRSVPTNGSARVPVLLPDSITTWEIQAVAVIPGHGLCVAVPQWVTVTQEVYVGLQLPPSIRPHEQLQLLPHVHNRLPRSINVTVTLAVAEGICAALDGGSQRLALPPGGAVAVPLTLVALRPGDVPITITARGPWGLGDSLTRVLHIEPEGELHLEETSYVLDTDGEGGRTLEIPGDIPAGIVPDGEFSISIRVTGRVGGWTVRGALGLGGTLLRSPRGCGEQALMALAPRAAALRYLDHSGGWGGLPPDSRSRGLRGLRTGFERVQSFRKGDGSYSAWQHRRSSTWLTALVLRVLALARPYLPVAAGGPGASLRWLLGQQRPDGAFSEMEPVLHREMQGSVADPGPEATVSLTAFVVVALQGARVLLPPDSPDHPRLDEALSQAATFLRGHVGTLGTFGTAITTYALALGDTDPPGPSPTLERLRRLARPAQGGRAQFWPAGGPAATVEATAYGLLALLQHRDGVGAARAARWLREQSNYGGGFRSTQDTLVALEALAQMWLHWGAGAGSGLSLGVSWPGGARGGPGGTRVTLGPGLKSLEQELQVPLGSPIVVQVEGHGEGTLTVLRQFRLMTPLNGTCHGLGLEVAITGPIVYEEEDYEYYEEEAELGEGEGEEPAKGAGLKEGAEPTKGEEPVEATTPPTPTARGEGRGRGRRRRDTRDAGREVAFLVCIWREAGVELSGMAVAEISLLSGFQPHRTDLDKLRDVVDRWISHYELSGARLVIYLDEVPTQHQCISFGATQEVAVGQLQPAMAAIYDYYEPARRCTIFYNAPRRSSMVPTLCSAHVCLCAQGGCPRLRGGAGSQSLTLDDRLDFACYSPRVDYALVGRVLAQSEVGPFLAFEIEILEVLLGEVAPGGRGQVLGRGSCPLRLRPHRRYLLMGGDGMVTDPHGRPQFLLGPRSWVEEVPPLPRCGPATPCRALLDFMDTLRPLGCPF from the exons ATGGGGCCACGTTGGGCGTTGGgtctcctcgtcctcctcctcctcctgccgaTGCCGGGGGGCAGCCCCCAGGACCCTGA GCTGGTGCTGGTGGCACCTCGGCTTGTGGCCCTGGGGACCCCCGTGGGGCTGCTGGTGGCGGCCGTGGGGCCAGTGACGGGGACAGTGACCGCCTGGCCTGGGGAGGGCGACCGTGGGGCAGGACCCTGCGCCCCCCCGGTCCCCTTCGACCTCGGGACCCACAACGACTTCAGCCAGATCCTGAACATCGAG GTGACCCCAGAGCAGGCCAAGCACTGTGGGGCCCTGGAGGCCACCATGGGGCAGACGCTGCTGCTGGAGGCCCGGagcccccccctgcccccccagcggctgcgtgtggggctgggggggccccGGGGGGTGCTCCTGCTCCAGACAGACAAACCCCTCTACGCCCCCCGGCAGACTG TGCGTTTCCGCATCTTCTCACTGGACCCCGATCTGCGGCCGAACCCCGAACCCATCCTGATCACCATCACG AATCCCCTGGGGGCACGGGTCCGGGAGGGGCAGCGGGTGCCCCAGGGGATGGTGCTGAGTGACCAGATGGTGCTGCCAGACATCGCCCT GCCGGGGACGTGGCGGGTGCAGGCCCAGCTGGTCACCAGCCCCCACACCACGGGCTCGGCCGCCTTCACCGTGCGGCCCTACG ccctccccgggTTCGCTGTTCGGGCCGTTCCCGATCGTCGCTTCCTCCTGCtggggcccggccccgccccccccctgCGCCTGCGCCTGCGCGCCCG gtacCTGGATGGGGCGGCGGTGGGGGGCCAGGCCCTGCtgcggggggggctgcggggggggccCTTCCTGCGGGGGCTGGAGCAGCGCGCTCAG GTGACGTCAGGGGAGGCGGAGTTTAACATCACCCTGGATGCCGTTGTCAGCGCCCTGGGCGTGGCCCCGCACGAGCTGCAGGGGGAGGGGCTGCGCCTGGCTGTCACCGTCGTCAATGACGATG GGGGGGAGGCAGTGCAGCaggaggtgggggtggggcTGGTGACCTCACCGTGGGCCTTGGAGCTGAGCCCCACCCCCCGCTTCTTCGTCCCCGGGGCCCCCTTCACCCTGCTG GGCCGGGTGCTGGAGGCCGGGGGGGCTCCGGCACCGGGGGTGGAGGTgcgggtgggggtgggggtgacgggggccgcccctcccccccccgtgCACGTGCGGGCGGATCCCCGGGGGGACATCGCTGTCCCCATCAACGTCCCCAGCGAGGCCAGCGGGCTGAGCCTGAGC gtggagGCGGGGGCTCCGGggtcccccccggcccgggcGCAGGTGACGGTGACGCCGGTGGCCGCCGTGGCGGGTCacttcctgctgctgggggggccgAGGGGGCCCCTGCGCCCCGgggagctgctgcggctccagctGCGCCACCGCGGgccccccccagggccccccagCTACCACGTGCTG GCGGTGGCGCGGGGGCGGCTGGTGGCCGCCCAGGCGGTGCGTCGGGGGACGGTGACCGAGGTGACGCTGACGGTGACGCCGGCCATGGCCCCGCGGCTCCGCCTGGTCGCCTTCTTCCAGGCCGAGGGGCGACTGGTGGCCGCCAGCTGGGCGGTGCCTGTGGTGGGCTCCTGCCACGGCCAG GTGCGGGTGGGGGTGGGGCAGCGGGGGGCCACCCTGCGCCCCCAGGCCCCCCTGACGGTGACGGTGACGGTGACGGGGCCGAGGTCGGGGGGGTCCCCGCTCACCCTGGCCCTGGGGGCCATCGACGCCGccctgctggagctggagccGCGGCACCGCCTCACCCCCGCCAAG gtggAGGCGGTTTTGGGGAGCAGCGATTTGGGGtgcggccccggggggggccccAACACCGAGGGGATCTTCAGGGCAGccgggctggtgctgggggggcccGACCCCCCTCCGGGGGCAC cccccgggtgtccccccgctcccccccgcccccggcgctccctgaggctgcaggagctgctggaggagaagg gCGCCCACCAAGAGGGTGACGAGGTGACCCGGCGCTGCTGCCGGGACGGGGCGATGACACTGCCGCTGCGGGTGACGTGTGCCCAACGAGGCCGGAGGGTCCCCGAGGCCGGGGGGTGTCGCCGGGCCTTCCTGCGCTGCTGCCATCGCGCCCGCGCCCTGCGTCCCCGGGGGGGACCCCGCGGGCTGGCACGAG ttttcttccaggagatggaagaggagtggggggacggggacgtCCCCTCCCGCAGCTTCTTCCCCGAGAGCTGGCTCTGGCGCAGCGTCCCCACCAATGGCTCCGCCAG gGTCCCAGTGCTGCTCCCCGACTCCATCACCACCTGGGAGATTCAGGCCGTCGCCGTCATCCCCGGCCACG GGCTGTGCGTGGCGGTCCCCCAGTGGGTGACGGTGACCCAGGAGGTCTATgtggggctgcagctgcccccCAGCATCCGCCCCCAcgagcagctgcagctcctgccccacgTCCACAACAGGCTGCCCCGCAGCATCAAC GTGACGGTGACGCTGGCGGTGGCGGAGGGCATCTGCGCGGCGCTGGACGGGGGCTCCCAGCGCCTGGCGTTGCCCCCCGGGGGGGCGGTGGCCGTGCCCCTCACCCTGGTGGCCCTGCGCCCTGGGGACGTCCCCATCACCATCACCGCCCGCGGGCCCTGGGGGCTGGGTGACAGCCTCACCCGTGTCCTCCACATCGAG CCCGAGGGGGAGCTGCACCTGGAGGAGACCAGCTACGTCCTGGACACCGAtg GCGAGGGGGGCCGCACCCTGGAGATTCCTGGGGACATCCCAGCTGGGATCGTCCCCGATGGGGAATTCAGCATCAGCATCCGTGTCACCG GCCGAGTGGGGGGCTGGACGGTGCGGGgggcactggggctgggggggacactgCTGCGGTCCCCGCGGGGGTGCGGGGAGCAGGCGCTGATGGCCCTggccccccgcgccgccgccctgCGCTACCTGGACCACagcgggggctggggggggctgccccccgaCTCCCGCTCCCGCGGCCTGCGCGGCCTCCGGACGG GCTTCGAGCGGGTGCAGAGCTTCCGCAAGGGCGACGGCTCCTACAGCGCCTGGCAGCACCGGCGGAGCAGCACCTG GCTGACGGCGCTGGTGCTGCGGGTGCTGGCGCTGGCCCGTCCCTACCTGCCGGTGGCCGCGGGTGGCCCCGGGGCGTCCCTGCGGTGGCTGCTGGGACAGCAGCGTCCTGACGGCGCCTTCAGCGAGATGGAGCCCGTCCTGCACCGGGAGATGCag GGCAGCGTGGCAGACCCAGGGCCCGAGGCCACCGTGTCCCTGACGGCCTTCGTGGTGGTGGCCCTGCAGGGGGCACGCGTCCTCCTGCCACCAGACAGCCCCGACCACCCCCGCCTG GACGAGGCTCTGTCACAAGCCGCCACCTTCCTGCGTGGCCACGTGGGGACCTTGGGGACATTCGGGACGGCCATCACCACCTACGCGCTGGCGCTGGGGGACACcgacccccccggcccctcccccacCCTGGAGCGCCTGCGCCGCCTGGCCCGACCCGCCCAGG GAGGCCGGGCGCAGTTCTGGCCGGCGGGTGGCCCGGCGGCCACGGTGGAGGCGACGGCCTACGGGCTCCTGGCGCTGCTGCAGCACCGCGACGGCGTCGGCGCCGCCCGGGCGGCCCGATGGCTGCGGGAGCAGAGCAACTACGGCGGCGGGTTCCGCTCCACCCAG GACACGCTGGTGGCCTTGGAGGCGCTGGCCCAGATGTGGCTGCActggggggccggggccggatCCGGCCTCAGCCTGGGGGTGTcctggccggggggggcccgggggggacCCGGGGGGACCCGAGTGACACTGGGACCCGGCCTGAAGtcgctggagcaggagctgcag gtccccctGGGCAGCCCCATCGTGGTGCAGGTGGAGGGACACGGCGAAGGGACCCTGACG gTCCTGCGCCAGTTCCGCCTGATGACCCCCCTCAACGGCACCTGCCACGGGCTGGGCCTGGAGGTGGCCATCACGGGACCAATCGTCTACGAGG AGGAAGACTATGAGTACTACGAGGAGGAGGCGGAGCTTGgcgagggagagggggaggagcCTGCGAAAGGGGCGGGGCTTAAGGAAGGGGCGGAGCCTACAAAGGGGGAGGAGCCTGTGGAGGCCACCACCCCCCCGACCCCCACAGCacggggggaggggcgggggcggggccggcggcggcgggacaCGCGGGACGCCGGCCGGGAGGTCGCCTTCCTGGTCTGCATCTG GCGGGAGGCGGGGGTGGAGCTGTCAGGAATGGCGGTGGCCGAGATCTCCCTGCTCAGTGGCTTCCAGCCCCATCGCACCGACCTCGACaag cTGCGGGACGTGGTCGATCGCTGGATCAGCCACTATGAGCTCAGCGGGGCGCGGCTCGTCATTTACCTTgatgag gTCCCCACCCAGCATCAGTGCATCAGCTTCGGGGCCACCCAGGAGGTGGCCGTGGGGCAGCTCCAGCCGGCCATGGCGGCCATCTATGACTACTACGAGCCGG CCCGGCGCTGCACCATCTTTTACAACGCCCCTCGCAGGAGCAGCATGGTGCCCACCCTCTGCTCCGCCCACGTCTGCCTCTGTGCCCAAG GGGGGTGTCCCCGGCTCCGGGGGGGCGCGGGGTCCCAGTCGCTGACGCTGGACGATCGCCTCGACTTCGCCTGCTACAGCCCCCGCGTCGACTACG CGCTGGTGGGCCGGGTGCTGGCCCAGAGCGAGGTCGGGCCCTTCCTGGCCTTTGAGATCGAAATCCTGGAGGTTCTACTGGGAG AGGTGGCCcccggggggcggggccaggTGCTGGGGCGGGGCAGTTGCCCCCTGAGGCTCCGCCCCCACCGGCGGTACCTGCTGATGGGGGGGGACGGGATGGTGACCGACCCCCACGGACG cccccagtTCCTGCTGGGCCCCCGCTCCTGGGTGGAGGAGGTGCCGCCCCTCCCCCGCTGCGGCCCCGCCACGCCCTGCCGCGCCCTGCTGGACTTCATGGACACCCTGCGCCCCCTCGGCTGCCCCTTCTGA